A window from bacterium encodes these proteins:
- a CDS encoding GGDEF domain-containing protein, with the protein MSRQQRSSRYFLEHLLPREALSPEERVRLDTVLRSGGADGERALALELAERLVARGVYAREAGGDYVFARAGERYRLVLRRALGAIPAPVDAERVAPAALPATAPLAAAADAVEPLPEPPLERLREVLAVLRLQGRQPGILSGLGRLLAALGRWHPGGSATVYHFEDLENGESQPGLVALEPDTLAAEHPFRRALAGGGLLALPGDAVGALAFPAASATLRAGHWLLLPLRLPSEDGSLPWGLLELRLPAGAFPASLPAELGLLGEALSELVHNHRVLAEVVYVDGLTQVYNRSFFDQQLPVEVERATRNNEPLAMLVVDLDDFKQINDRHGHEAGDGVLREFGGLLHRTLRRVDLVFRYGGEEFVVLLPRLDEESALRAAERLRLAVAEHPFPVLPKGGELRVTVSIGGALYPRDAVSERGLFREADAACYRSKRGGKNRVSFAPASGDAV; encoded by the coding sequence ATGAGCCGTCAGCAGCGGAGCAGCCGCTATTTTCTGGAGCACCTTCTGCCCCGCGAGGCCCTGTCGCCCGAGGAGCGGGTGCGGCTGGACACCGTCCTGCGCAGCGGCGGGGCCGATGGGGAGCGTGCGCTCGCGCTCGAGCTCGCCGAGCGCCTGGTCGCCCGCGGCGTCTATGCGCGCGAGGCGGGCGGCGACTACGTCTTCGCGCGTGCAGGGGAGCGCTATCGCCTCGTCCTGAGGCGTGCCCTCGGCGCGATCCCGGCTCCCGTCGACGCGGAGCGGGTCGCGCCAGCGGCGCTGCCGGCGACGGCGCCGCTCGCCGCAGCCGCCGACGCGGTCGAGCCCCTGCCGGAGCCCCCGCTCGAACGACTGCGCGAAGTGCTCGCCGTGCTGCGCCTGCAAGGACGCCAGCCCGGCATCCTGAGCGGACTGGGTCGCCTGCTCGCCGCCCTGGGGCGCTGGCACCCCGGCGGCAGCGCGACGGTCTATCACTTCGAGGACCTGGAGAACGGCGAGAGCCAGCCCGGCCTCGTCGCGCTCGAGCCGGACACCCTCGCCGCCGAGCATCCCTTTCGCCGCGCGCTGGCCGGCGGCGGCCTGCTCGCCCTGCCCGGCGATGCGGTGGGCGCGCTCGCCTTCCCCGCGGCGAGCGCGACCTTGCGCGCGGGGCACTGGCTGCTCCTGCCCTTGCGCCTGCCCAGCGAGGACGGCAGCCTGCCCTGGGGCCTGCTCGAGCTGCGCCTGCCGGCGGGGGCATTCCCGGCCAGCCTGCCCGCGGAACTGGGGCTGCTCGGCGAGGCGCTCTCCGAGCTGGTCCACAATCACCGCGTGCTGGCCGAGGTCGTCTATGTCGACGGTCTGACGCAGGTCTACAATCGCAGCTTCTTCGACCAGCAGCTGCCGGTGGAAGTCGAGCGCGCCACGCGCAACAACGAGCCCCTGGCGATGCTCGTCGTCGATCTGGACGACTTCAAGCAGATCAACGATCGCCATGGCCACGAAGCCGGCGATGGCGTGCTGCGCGAGTTCGGCGGCCTGCTGCACCGCACGCTGCGCCGCGTCGATCTCGTCTTTCGCTACGGCGGCGAGGAGTTCGTCGTCCTCCTGCCGCGCCTGGACGAGGAGAGCGCCCTCCGCGCGGCCGAGCGCTTGCGGCTCGCCGTCGCCGAGCACCCCTTCCCCGTGCTGCCGAAGGGCGGCGAGTTGCGCGTGACGGTGAGCATCGGCGGCGCCCTCTACCCGCGCGATGCCGTCAGCGAACGCGGCCTCTTCCGCGAGGCCGATGCCGCCTGCTATCGCTCCAAGCGGGGCGGCAAGAACCGGGTCTCCTTCGCGCCCGCCTCCGGCGACGCCGTCTAA
- a CDS encoding phosphoribosylglycinamide formyltransferase, with protein sequence MTRIAVLASGRGSNFEALAAAAQAGTLPAAFVLLASDQPGAGALAVAARFGIPSAVITGRRERGRLDAECEARFLAACRAAGAEWICLAGFMRILGEHFLGAYPDRVVNIHPSLLPAFPGLDAQAQAWAHGVRVSGCTVHLVDAGVDTGPIVLQRAVPVLPMDSAASLAARILVEEHRLYPEALRLLLAGGWQREGRRLLLTANPEPAT encoded by the coding sequence ATGACCCGCATCGCCGTTCTCGCATCCGGACGCGGCTCGAACTTCGAGGCTCTCGCCGCGGCCGCGCAGGCGGGGACTCTGCCCGCCGCGTTCGTCCTGCTCGCCAGCGACCAGCCGGGGGCCGGCGCGCTGGCCGTCGCCGCGCGCTTCGGCATCCCGAGCGCAGTGATCACGGGCCGTCGCGAGCGCGGGCGGCTCGATGCCGAATGCGAAGCGCGCTTCCTGGCCGCCTGCCGCGCGGCGGGCGCCGAGTGGATCTGCCTCGCCGGCTTCATGCGCATCCTCGGCGAGCACTTCCTCGGCGCTTATCCCGACCGCGTGGTGAACATCCATCCTTCGCTGCTGCCGGCCTTTCCCGGCCTCGACGCCCAGGCGCAGGCCTGGGCACACGGGGTGCGCGTGAGCGGCTGCACGGTGCACCTCGTCGACGCCGGCGTCGACACGGGCCCCATCGTGCTGCAGCGAGCGGTGCCCGTGCTTCCGATGGACAGCGCGGCGAGCCTCGCGGCGCGCATCCTCGTCGAGGAGCACCGGCTGTATCCGGAGGCTCTGCGCCTCCTGCTCGCCGGCGGCTGGCAGCGCGAAGGCCGCCGACTCCTCCTCACCGCCAATCCGGAGCCCGCCACATGA
- a CDS encoding ComEC/Rec2 family competence protein has protein sequence MLWPLFLGVLAGLPLRLPAAAALLPWFLPLLFLPAGPRASGRRLQWLLRLLGFLLVLLRLPALPAPGERVEIEGRWTTTESQSGRAFAGRLRGQPALTLRGLGTQLPAPGARLRGVGLALPSAKGGRELRLIAWQAERCESPATRASRLAGPSRRDRWARALTRHFPPAQAPLARAFLLGERRGLPRELREAFRDAGLAHILAVSGQHVAIFLILLRLGLAPLLGAAGVFRAESVLLCLLPLLALVWGDTPPVLRALLMAGYLLGWRRRGGRPQATEALACAGLCEFLWRPEALMTPGFLLSYLATLALIAGLPAGAPPPAGFARLRWQALAGLRASLLCSAAVLPVLLLQFQQLPLLGPLWNLPAGLLCAPALGLGWLALPFASLPGATLIAQPAGFALALLAGVAELGGGPLALVLHPAPPPPCVWLAWSLGLHRLVAGRLGASGALLLATPALAALAAACLDTLPGPV, from the coding sequence GTGCTCTGGCCGCTCTTCCTCGGTGTACTGGCGGGGCTGCCGTTGCGCTTGCCGGCGGCGGCGGCCTTGCTGCCCTGGTTTCTCCCGCTGCTCTTCCTGCCGGCGGGGCCGCGCGCGAGCGGGCGCCGCCTGCAGTGGCTGCTGCGCCTCCTGGGCTTCCTGCTCGTGCTGCTGAGGCTGCCGGCGCTGCCGGCGCCGGGCGAGCGCGTCGAGATCGAGGGGCGCTGGACAACCACCGAGTCGCAGAGTGGCCGTGCCTTTGCGGGACGCCTGCGCGGCCAGCCGGCGCTCACGCTCCGCGGCCTCGGTACCCAACTGCCGGCGCCGGGCGCGCGCCTGCGCGGCGTCGGTCTCGCGCTGCCGAGCGCGAAGGGCGGCCGCGAGCTGAGGCTCATCGCCTGGCAGGCCGAGCGCTGCGAGAGCCCGGCGACCCGCGCCTCGCGGCTGGCCGGGCCGAGCCGGCGCGACCGCTGGGCGCGCGCGCTGACGCGGCACTTCCCGCCGGCGCAGGCCCCGCTCGCGCGTGCCTTCCTGCTCGGCGAGCGCCGCGGTCTGCCCCGCGAGCTGCGCGAGGCCTTCCGCGACGCGGGGCTCGCGCACATCCTTGCCGTGAGCGGCCAGCACGTCGCGATCTTCCTGATCCTCCTGCGCCTGGGGCTGGCGCCGCTGCTCGGCGCGGCGGGCGTCTTCCGCGCGGAGTCCGTGCTCCTGTGCCTCCTGCCTCTCCTGGCACTGGTCTGGGGCGACACGCCACCCGTCCTGCGCGCGCTGCTCATGGCGGGCTATCTGCTTGGCTGGCGACGCCGGGGCGGTCGACCTCAGGCGACCGAGGCGCTCGCCTGCGCGGGGCTCTGCGAGTTCCTCTGGCGCCCGGAGGCGCTGATGACGCCGGGCTTTCTCCTCAGCTATCTCGCGACGCTCGCGCTCATCGCCGGCTTGCCGGCAGGCGCGCCGCCGCCGGCGGGCTTCGCGCGTCTGCGCTGGCAGGCCCTGGCCGGCCTGCGGGCGAGCCTCCTGTGCAGCGCAGCCGTGCTGCCGGTGCTGCTGCTCCAGTTCCAGCAGCTGCCGCTGCTCGGACCGCTCTGGAATCTGCCGGCCGGCCTGCTCTGCGCGCCCGCCCTCGGACTCGGCTGGCTCGCGCTGCCCTTCGCGAGTCTGCCGGGCGCAACGCTGATCGCGCAGCCGGCCGGCTTCGCGCTCGCGCTGCTGGCCGGCGTCGCCGAACTCGGCGGGGGACCACTCGCGCTCGTGCTGCACCCCGCGCCGCCGCCACCCTGCGTCTGGCTGGCCTGGAGCCTGGGCCTGCACCGCCTCGTTGCGGGTCGCCTCGGCGCGAGCGGGGCGCTGCTGCTCGCCACACCCGCGCTCGCCGCGCTCGCGGCCGCTTGCCTTGACACCCTTCCGGGCCCCGTCTAG